The DNA region TCTTCAATGCCTTTATTGTCAAAGTCTGTCAAGAGGTTAACAAGCCATTTTGTCGGTAATGTAATATGGCGGTTACCATTATAAGTTTGATTCCAATTATAATTGGTTTGCATAGGGTCAGTAGAAATAAAGTCTTTTGAAGACTCTCTAATATCCTGACATTCAATATAAGTATCGTCATCAATGCTCTGTTGAGCTTTACTTATACAATCAAGGATAGTTTCAGGATCATAATAAGCGGATTTCTTTGACATTTGATTAATAGTACGAGCCTTCAACAAATATGCCATCTTGATCCACTTATCAATATTACCACCATTCCAACTATCACCTTCGGACAACGCCGGCTGTCCCACTACCTGAGTCTTCCCTAACTGCTCAATGGCTTCATCAATGTCCTTTAAGGATTCGACATAGATGGTTTCACCTGTATCGTACTTAGGGTGAGGACTCACACTGTTAGCCTCAAAGTAAGGCATTTCACCAAACATATCAGCCATTAAAAGAAAGCCATAGGCTTTAAGTAATTTAGCAGCCCCTGCATAATGCCATGCTCCTGATTCGATAGCTTTATCATACATATCTACTAAATTCGGACCTGCGCCAACAAAGAATTGTTGATAGGAAGTAGTACTCAATGAACTTGTAGCCTCCCATTGCGCAGAACAACCGTCACGATGTGTGCGGGAAGTAGTAGTGAATGCCTGACAAATAAATTGCGAACGATACCCATGTGAACCGGTTGCATAAGCCAAGTGGTATTGAACCCACGGAAGTAAAGTTGTCACAGAAACAGCTGCCTGGGCCGGAGTGTTCGGATCCTCATTGACATCTAGCCAATCGGTACAAGAAGCAAATGTCATTAATGCTGCTATGCTTAATATAATTGATTTTAATAGTTTCATATTTCTAAATTTTAGTAGTTAATAAAATTAGAATGTTAAGTTAACGCCAAATGCAAAACTAGCAGTTGGTGGTACACAGCAGTAGTCAATGCCCGTTGCGCCAGAGCCGGAAATACCAGAGCCTGCAGATGAAGATTCAGGATCACCCCGATAGTTAGTAAATAAAAGCAAGTTGTTAGCTGATGCAGATATGTTTGCACGTTTTATACCCATCTTGGCTAAAAAAGCCTTAGGAAGCTCATAATTCAAAGAAATTGTACGAAGACGAAGTGAATTAACTTTAGTGATATAGTTATTACCTTCACGATAGTAATAATCCGTATAATATTTCTGAATTACTTCTTTACCTGAAACCTGAGCACCATTAAGGTTATAAGTTTCATTGGCATTAAATGTATAAGTTACATCTTTATAGGTATCACCGTCTTTCTGGGCACCTGTGATAGTCAACGACTCACGATTAGCAGTCAAATCACTAAGACCTTTACCAACCAAATAGTAATCCGTACCATTATATATATCACCTCCTATCCGGAACTCCCACAACATGTTGAATGTCCAATTCTTATAACTGATTGTATTATTGAAACCGCCTTGAACTTTAGGTTCACGGTTACCTATAAGTATACGGGTATCCTTATCGTAGGTAGGCATTCCATATTGGTCGAGAATAACCTTACCGTCATCAGTATATTTATAGTGATACCCGGAGATACCCAAGAATGGACCGTCATTGAATGACGCAGCCTGAGCGCCACCAAATTGCACATCTGTAACATACAATACTTCTGTACCTACAGGCAAGTTCTTAACAGTACCACGATTCCCGTAAAGATTCAGGCTTGCATCCCAAGTCCAGTCTTTAGTTTGTATCGGAGTGCCGCTGATTGTCAATTCCATACCTTTATTATAAACATCACCGATATTCTGGGCAAAGAATATGAAACCCGTAGATTGCGGACCACGTGGAGAAATAATCTGATCAAGTGAGTTATTAGTATAATAGGCGTAATCGAAACGCAAACGGTTCTTTAAGAAACGTAATTCAATACCTATTTCGGTTGATTCCGTCATCTCGGGTTTCAATACCGGATTACCACGACTCCAACTTGTTCCATATCCGGTTATCCCTCCAAGCATTGTTGCCGCATCTCCCAAATAAGTAGTTGTAGCATAAGGACTGGCATCTTTACCCACTCTGGCCCAACTTACGCGAAGCTTACCAAAGCTAAGAAAGCTATCATCCATCAATCCCCTGTCTTGCAAGAACTGAGTAAATACCAAGCTTCCACTGACGGATGGATAGAAATAGGAACGGTTTTCTATAGGAAGCGTAGAAGACCAGTCATTACGGCCTGTAGCAGTCAAAAACACTGTATTTTTCCAGTCGACACGGAATTCACCAAACGCTCCGACCAGACGGTGCTTACTACGATTTGTAACAAAATATTTATCAGCTGTTGAAATATTACCAAATGAATAGAAACCTGGAATAACAAAGTTCCAGCCATAACGATAGTTCGTTGTCGACTTCGTGGCATCTGTTGCGGTGCCAAGCATTAAGTTGAAGTTAAAATCACCAAACGACTTACTAAAGTTAGTCATTAAATTGGTAGACAAATATTGGTAACGAAGGGAATTTTCACTCATCATACCATTTTGCCAAAGATCTTTTATAGCTGCTCCCTCTGCAATTCGATTACTATTTTCCGTCGTATATGAATCAATACCCATACGATAAGAAATCCACCACCAATCCGTAATATCAGCTTTCACACTGAAACTACCCGTAAAACGTTCTGTATCATCCTTAAGTTTGTAGTTATCAAGCATCCAATAGGGATTTTCAACATCAGCAGATAACTCCTGCCGGCCTTCGAATATACGGTATTTTGAACCATCCTCATTTAAATAATGCTTCATATCATCACTACGAGCCCATCCATAAAGAGCAACCATAGAGCCTGTACCCGATGAGTCAGAAGTCCTGCAGATGTTAAGGTTTTGCCAGTACGAGCCTGAGAATAGGCAACATTAGCATTAAATGTAAGTATTTTCCATTTTTGCTCAGCATTGAAACGGAAAGTCGTCTTTGTATAACCAGTAGTAGGAATTATACCATCTTGGTCATAAAATGAACCGGACAAGAAAAAGTTACCAGTCTTGTTACCACCAGATACGCTCACATTAGTATCCCACGCACCACCATTCTGGAAGAAATC from Bacteroides sp. MSB163 includes:
- a CDS encoding SusD/RagB family nutrient-binding outer membrane lipoprotein, which translates into the protein MKLLKSIILSIAALMTFASCTDWLDVNEDPNTPAQAAVSVTTLLPWVQYHLAYATGSHGYRSQFICQAFTTTSRTHRDGCSAQWEATSSLSTTSYQQFFVGAGPNLVDMYDKAIESGAWHYAGAAKLLKAYGFLLMADMFGEMPYFEANSVSPHPKYDTGETIYVESLKDIDEAIEQLGKTQVVGQPALSEGDSWNGGNIDKWIKMAYLLKARTINQMSKKSAYYDPETILDCISKAQQSIDDDTYIECQDIRESSKDFISTDPMQTNYNWNQTYNGNRHITLPTKWLVNLLTDFDNKGIEDPRTDKIIAWRQFSEKGVKVWRRGAGVDMQSDVRIPNGMANFISRKDGGWNPSIDTRASDSIYVGIYAGSVGVYSTPNIFYRAVDNWYPSSGNVYVRPNSPYLWATYSEACFIKAEVLFKQGKKAEAFNAYKDGIKANIDELNKMLTIWTGDAAYADCPSMGQMEQAKIDEFLNGAIGTALDITLEKIMSQKFIAMLYSTVNWNDMRRHDYKNYMGWQMPYEYSVNAASLKAIPQGKQWRRIKQCSHEINYNADQLRAIQPNYNDDDIWTYPVWWDSAD
- a CDS encoding TonB-dependent receptor domain-containing protein, with product MKHYLNEDGSKYRIFEGRQELSADVENPYWMLDNYKLKDDTERFTGSFSVKADITDWWWISYRMGIDSYTTENSNRIAEGAAIKDLWQNGMMSENSLRYQYLSTNLMTNFSKSFGDFNFNLMLGTATDATKSTTNYRYGWNFVIPGFYSFGNISTADKYFVTNRSKHRLVGAFGEFRVDWKNTVFLTATGRNDWSSTLPIENRSYFYPSVSGSLVFTQFLQDRGLMDDSFLSFGKLRVSWARVGKDASPYATTTYLGDAATMLGGITGYGTSWSRGNPVLKPEMTESTEIGIELRFLKNRLRFDYAYYTNNSLDQIISPRGPQSTGFIFFAQNIGDVYNKGMELTISGTPIQTKDWTWDASLNLYGNRGTVKNLPVGTEVLYVTDVQFGGAQAASFNDGPFLGISGYHYKYTDDGKVILDQYGMPTYDKDTRILIGNREPKVQGGFNNTISYKNWTFNMLWEFRIGGDIYNGTDYYLVGKGLSDLTANRESLTITGAQKDGDTYKDVTYTFNANETYNLNGAQVSGKEVIQKYYTDYYYREGNNYITKVNSLRLRTISLNYELPKAFLAKMGIKRANISASANNLLLFTNYRGDPESSSAGSGISGSGATGIDYCCVPPTASFAFGVNLTF